A region of Coccinella septempunctata chromosome 5, icCocSept1.1, whole genome shotgun sequence DNA encodes the following proteins:
- the LOC123312728 gene encoding receptor-type guanylate cyclase Gyc76C-like isoform X1, which produces MRLGPTLLLVALLYVCHGVSSDPYKADSLYPDPNVTSISFPSFDKNTIDGDDATQTRHNLAIFNDEILSHAHDKFEDWYARENVSSAGNLTAESLKTEVALKKKVITVGYLAAVKGELKERQGLTISGAVQMAIDNINRDPRILPNVTLEMQWNDTKGDTVIATKAMTEMICGNVYAFFGPEGNCYVEAIVAQSQNIPMISYKCSDYKASKIPTFARTEPPDTQVTKSIISLLDYYKWYKFSVIYEAEWETVARSLILQAPKKNMTVTGERHASDRLECCVKGLKCCQQAFWYKFLQETKNRTRIYVFLGNTLSLVDMMTTMQTLQLFENGEYIVIYVDTNMYSDKDAHKYLWKHDVFDTNNSCDSKLQEYQSFLKRARSLFVIVPTAPTQNYESFTNMVKHYTSQKPFGFETSDILKGFATYVSIYAAYLYDSVILYATALDNILSEEPIINDYVIEEIARNGTRIVEAIIKMGSYRSVTGAMMKLDENGDSEGNFSVLALRPTPNSRHVYGHFQCPYQMRPVGQFFQQFDDFPEYKINPNTQIEWATGKDKPNDEPSCGFDNQLCPKANTQLNSIIAVGVLSVLLFCVGVITMSIYRKWKIEQEIEGLLWKIDRDEILSYFERDISSPTRVFSSQVSLVSNSVTSFESRGGLQVFATTALYRGVVVRIKELAFSRKKDISRDVMKEMRLLRELRHDNVNSFIGACVEPNSLLLVTDYCAKGSLYDIIENEDIKLDKMFIASLIHDLIKGMLYLHNSMLVCHGNLKSSNCVVTSRWVLQVTDFGLYEMRHWAENESIGEHQYYRNLFWRAPEILRDPNAYIRGSQKGDVYAFAIILYEILGRKGPFGVTDYEPKEIINLVKNFPSEGEEPFRPNTELLLDTEVGCEDDVLQCMRDCWAENPEHRPDFVAIRTRLKKLKDGKKKNIIDQMMDMMESYATNLEDVVMERTRLLYEEKMKTEDLLHRMLPKPVSERLTKGYGVEPESFDSVTVYFSDIVGFTAMSAESTPLQVVNFLNDLYTVFDRITKGYDVYKVETIGDAYVVVSGLPLRNGDRHAGEIASMALDMLGAVSNYRIAHRPNDILKLRIGIHTGPVVAGVVGLTMPRYCLFGDTVNTASRMESNGEPLRIHISSQCKEALEKLGGYVIEERGLVNMKGKGNVKTFWLVGATEWAIQRREVDLEELPPLFCRPRKSPKLNNDSRQPSFCGGFGGLTSRRHSSVPRGTSIEVESISTIQNSSPLPSRHLKVNRHNLIVPEHNGSKVTINTAFGSGIIEVPEDNKRGLRPRRVLSSIASSCDESNRSQLIKIRESRSLDPIPPTKNKILDPINKLLRSNRSTRSLDNCEKGSKIQIIAITDENLVHNYANGNVLACSNEDNSLMEDVQIPLLNTNAANPTIIRKRGGNGFEDIIDNEENDTSKRWRSLESVQVSCEPPQDVVRNKKIIPRHSLKNWLVGLFNGNSLKTSSASLKKAVIADFPRTIERDKESVI; this is translated from the exons ATGCGCCTCGGCCCGACTCTACTGCTGGTCGCACTTCTTTATGTGTGCCACGGGGTTTCATCCGACCCCTATAAGGCGGACTCTCTCTACCCTGACCCCAACGTTACCTCCATATCTTTTCCCTCCTTCGACAAGAACACCATCGATGGAGACGACGCTACGCAGACGCGGCATAACTTGGCCATCTTCAACGACGAAATTCTCTCGCATGCCCATGACAAATTCGAGGATTGGTATGCTAGGGAAAATGTATCATCGGCCGGAAATCTCACCGCTGAAAGTctcaagactgaagtcgcgctCAAGAAGAAGGTGATAACGGTGGGGTACTTGGCTGCGGTCAAGGGGGAGCTGAAGGAGAGGCAAGGTCTGACCATTTCTGGAGCTGTACAAATGGCGATAGATAAC ATCAACAGAGATCCCAGAATTCTACCGAATGTAACGTTAGAAATGCAATGGAACGACACCAAAGGGGACACGGTAATAGCAACAAAGGCCATGACCGAAATGATTTGCGGTAATGTTTATGCCTTCTTCGGTCCTGAGGGTAACTGTTATGTTGAAGCTATTGTGGCTCAGTCGCAAAATATTCCGATGATAAGCTAT AAATGTTCGGATTATAAGGCCTCCAAAATACCAACTTTTGCTAGAACCGAACCTCCCGATACTCAA GTTACCAAATCCATAATATCTCTTTTGGACTACTACAAATGGTATAAATTCTCAGTAATCTATGAGGCTGAATGGGAAACGGTAGCCCGATCTTTGATACTTCAGGCTCCAAAAAAGAACATGACCGTAACTGGCGAAAGACATGCCTCAGATCGCTTAGAATGTTGCGTTAAAGGTCTGAAATGTTGCCAACAGGCATTTTGGTATAAGTTTCTTCAGGAAACAAAAAATAGGACAAGAA TCTATGTTTTTTTGGGAAACACGTTGTCATTGGTGGATATGATGACTACAATGCAAACccttcagttgttcgagaaTGGGGAATATATAGTGATTTATGTAGATACAAACATGTATTCGGACAAGGATGCACACAAATACTTGTGGA AACACGATGTATTCGACACCAACAACTCGTGCGACAGTAAGCTACAAGAGTATCAATCGTTCCTTAAAAGGGCTAGGTCCCTATTCGTCATCGTACCGACCGCACCCACCCAAAATTATGAATCTTTCACCAACATGGTGAAGCACTATACCAGTCAGAAACCCTTCGGATTTGAGACTTCCGATATATTGAAGGGATTCGCTACG TATGTTTCGATTTATGCTGCCTATTTGTACGACTCGGTTATACTATACGCCACTGCTCTGGATAACATTTTATCAGAAGAACCCATAATCAATGACTACGTCATCGAGGAAATTGCCAGGAACGGAACCAGGATAGTGGAAGCCATCATCAAGATGGGCTCTTACAGAA GTGTCACGGGTGCTATGATGAAATTGGATGAGAACGGAGACTCGGAAGGAAACTTTTCCGTTTTGGCGCTGCGTCCCACACCCAACTCACGTCATGTCTATGGGCACTTCCAGTGCCCTTACCAAATGAGACCCGTTGGTCAGTTCTTCCAACAATTTGACGATTTCCCT GAATACAAAATAAACCCAAACACCCAGATCGAGTGGGCCACCGGTAAGGACAAGCCCAATGACGAGCCAAGCTGCGGTTTCGACAACCAACTCTGTCCAAAGGCCAACACTCAACTGAATAGTATCATTGCCGTGGGCGTGCTCTCAGTTCTTCTTTTCTGCGTGGGCGTCATCACTATGAGCATCTATCGAAAATGGAAGATAGAGCAGGAGATAGAAGGACTGCTCTGGAAGATTGACAGAGATGAAATACTGAGCTATTTCGAACGAGACATTTCTAGTCCTACACGT GTGTTCTCTTCGCAGGTTAGTTTAGTTAGTAACAGCGTGACGTCGTTCGAGTCCAGGGGAGGGCTACAAGTATTCGCCACCACTGCCCTCTATCGGGGGGTGGTGGTGCGAATCAAAGAACTGGCCTTCTCTCGTAAAAAGGACATATCTAGAGATGTCATGAAGGAGATGCGGCTGCTGAGGGAGCTTCGTCACGACAACGTGAACAGTTTCATCGGCGCTTGCGTAGAGCCCAACTCTTTATTGCTAGTCACTGATTACTGTGCCAAAGGAAGTTTATAT gatattatagaaaatgaagATATTAAATTGGATAAGATGTTTATTGCTTCATTGATTCATGATCTCATTAAG GGAATGTTATATCTTCACAACTCGATGCTGGTGTGTCACGGCAACTTAAAATCGTCAAATTGCGTGGTGACCAGTCGTTGGGTTCTTCAAGTAACCGATTTCGGTTTGTACGAGATGCGACATTGGGCAGAGAATGAAAGCATCGGCGAACATCAATATTACAGAA ATCTTTTTTGGAGGGCACCTGAGATCCTTAGAGACCCTAACGCTTACATTCGAGGCTCTCAAAAGGGTGACGTTTATGCATTCGCCATCATTTTGTACGAGATACTCGGTAGAAAAGGACCTTTTGGAGTCACAGATTACGAACCAAAAG AAATTATAAATTTAGTTAAAAATTTCCCCTCGGAGGGGGAGGAACCTTTTCGTCCCAACACGGAACTGTTGTTGGACACGGAAGTAGGCTGTGAAGACGATGTATTGCAATGCATGCGTGATTGCTGGGCCGAAAACCCCGAACATAGGCCCGATTTCGTAGCTATTAGGACTAGGTTGAAGAAACTGAAAGACGGAAA aaaaaagaatattatAGACCAAATGATGGACATGATGGAGTCTTATGCGACCAATTTGGAAGACGTAGTAATGGAAAGAACTAGATTGCTTTACGAGgagaaaatgaaaactgaagaTCTTCTTCATCGAATGTTACCAAA GCCTGTTTCCGAAAGATTGACGAAAGGATATGGGGTTGAGCCTGAATCTTTCGATTCTGTAACGGTGTATTTCAGTGATATTGTCGGTTTTACGGCCATGTCCGCAGAAAGTACGCCTTTACAGGTCGTAAACTTTCTTAACGATTTGTATACAGTATTCGATCGGATCACTAAGGGTTATGATGTCTATAAAGTTGAAACAATAGGAGACGCTTATGTTGTG GTTTCTGGATTGCCCTTGAGGAATGGGGATCGCCATGCTGGAGAGATTGCATCAATGGCCCTGGACATGCTCGGTGCGGTCAGCAACTATCGGATAGCTCATCGACCAAACGATATTCTCAAGTTGAGAATTGGAATCCACACAG GTCCCGTGGTGGCAGGAGTTGTGGGCCTCACCATGCCCAGATACTGCCTTTTCGGGGACACCGTGAATACAGCTTCGAGGATGGAGAGCAACGGCGAACCCCTTCGTATACACATCAGTTCGCAGTGCAAGGAGGCTCTGGAAAAATTGGGCGGTTACGTGATAGAAGAAAGAGGGTTGGTGAACATGAAGGGTAAAGGCAACGTGAAGACGTTTTGGCTGGTAGGTGCCACAGAATGGGCGATACAAAGGAGGGAAGTCGATTTAGAAGAGCTTCCACCGTTGTTCTGCAGACCGAGAAAGAGTCCGAAACTTAACAACGATTCTAGGCAGCCTTCTTTTTGCGGAGGTTTCGGAGGTCTCACCAGTAGGAGACATTCAAGTGTGCCTAGAG GCACCAGCATAGAAGTGGAGAGCATCTCCACAATCCAAAATTCTAGTCCTTTACCGTCCAGACACCTGAAGGTAAACAGGCACAACTTGATCGTTCCAGAGCACAACGGCTCGAAAGTGACCATCAACACAGCCTTTGGCAGCGGCATCATTGAAGTACCTGAAGATAACAAACGGGGACTGAGACCACGCAGGGTACTGTCCAGCATCGCTTCAAGCTGCGACGAATCCAACAGAAGTCAACTAATTAAAATAAGAGAATCGAGGAGTTTGGATCCTATTCCTCCGACGAAAAATAAGATTTTGGATCCGATCAATAAGTTATTAAGGTCGAATAGAAGTACAAG ATCGCTCGATAACTGTGAAAAGGGAagcaaaattcaaataattgcAATTACCGACGAAAATCTTGTTCACAATTATGCAAACGGAAACGTGCTAGCTTGTTCCAACGAAGATAACAGCTTGATGGAAGACGTCCAAATACCACTGTTGAACACTAATGCAGCAAATCCTACCATTATAAGAAAAAGGGGAGGAAACGGTTTTGAGGATATCATCGACAATGAAGAGAATGACACTTCAAAGAG ATGGCGATCCCTCGAATCAGTACAAGTATCGTGTGAGCCTCCCCAAGACGTGGtgaggaataaaaaaattatacctaGACATTCTTTGAAAAACTGGCTTGTTGGACTGTTCAATGGCAACAGTCTAAAAACTAGTAGCGCCTCTTTGAAAAAGGCTGTTATTGCTGATTTTCCACGAACTATTGAGAGAGATAAAGAAAGTGTTATCTGA
- the LOC123312728 gene encoding receptor-type guanylate cyclase Gyc76C-like isoform X2: MRLGPTLLLVALLYVCHGVSSDPYKADSLYPDPNVTSISFPSFDKNTIDGDDATQTRHNLAIFNDEILSHAHDKFEDWYARENVSSAGNLTAESLKTEVALKKKVITVGYLAAVKGELKERQGLTISGAVQMAIDNINRDPRILPNVTLEMQWNDTKGDTVIATKAMTEMICGNVYAFFGPEGNCYVEAIVAQSQNIPMISYKCSDYKASKIPTFARTEPPDTQVTKSIISLLDYYKWYKFSVIYEAEWETVARSLILQAPKKNMTVTGERHASDRLECCVKGLKCCQQAFWYKFLQETKNRTRIYVFLGNTLSLVDMMTTMQTLQLFENGEYIVIYVDTNMYSDKDAHKYLWKHDVFDTNNSCDSKLQEYQSFLKRARSLFVIVPTAPTQNYESFTNMVKHYTSQKPFGFETSDILKGFATYVSIYAAYLYDSVILYATALDNILSEEPIINDYVIEEIARNGTRIVEAIIKMGSYRSVTGAMMKLDENGDSEGNFSVLALRPTPNSRHVYGHFQCPYQMRPVGQFFQQFDDFPEYKINPNTQIEWATGKDKPNDEPSCGFDNQLCPKANTQLNSIIAVGVLSVLLFCVGVITMSIYRKWKIEQEIEGLLWKIDRDEILSYFERDISSPTRVFSSQVSLVSNSVTSFESRGGLQVFATTALYRGVVVRIKELAFSRKKDISRDVMKEMRLLRELRHDNVNSFIGACVEPNSLLLVTDYCAKGSLYDIIENEDIKLDKMFIASLIHDLIKGMLYLHNSMLVCHGNLKSSNCVVTSRWVLQVTDFGLYEMRHWAENESIGEHQYYRNLFWRAPEILRDPNAYIRGSQKGDVYAFAIILYEILGRKGPFGVTDYEPKEIINLVKNFPSEGEEPFRPNTELLLDTEVGCEDDVLQCMRDCWAENPEHRPDFVAIRTRLKKLKDGKKKNIIDQMMDMMESYATNLEDVVMERTRLLYEEKMKTEDLLHRMLPKPVSERLTKGYGVEPESFDSVTVYFSDIVGFTAMSAESTPLQVVNFLNDLYTVFDRITKGYDVYKVETIGDAYVVVSGLPLRNGDRHAGEIASMALDMLGAVSNYRIAHRPNDILKLRIGIHTGPVVAGVVGLTMPRYCLFGDTVNTASRMESNGEPLRIHISSQCKEALEKLGGYVIEERGLVNMKGKGNVKTFWLVGATEWAIQRREVDLEELPPLFCRPRKSPKLNNDSRQPSFCGGFGGLTSRRHSSVPRGTSIEVESISTIQNSSPLPSRHLKVNRHNLIVPEHNGSKVTINTAFGSGIIEVPEDNKRGLRPRRVLSSIASSCDESNRSQLIKIRESRSLDPIPPTKNKILDPINKLLRSNRSTRSLDNCEKGSKIQIIAITDENLVHNYANGNVLACSNEDNSLMEDVQIPLLNTNAANPTIIRKRGGNGFEDIIDNEENDTSKRFQMAIPRISTSIV, translated from the exons ATGCGCCTCGGCCCGACTCTACTGCTGGTCGCACTTCTTTATGTGTGCCACGGGGTTTCATCCGACCCCTATAAGGCGGACTCTCTCTACCCTGACCCCAACGTTACCTCCATATCTTTTCCCTCCTTCGACAAGAACACCATCGATGGAGACGACGCTACGCAGACGCGGCATAACTTGGCCATCTTCAACGACGAAATTCTCTCGCATGCCCATGACAAATTCGAGGATTGGTATGCTAGGGAAAATGTATCATCGGCCGGAAATCTCACCGCTGAAAGTctcaagactgaagtcgcgctCAAGAAGAAGGTGATAACGGTGGGGTACTTGGCTGCGGTCAAGGGGGAGCTGAAGGAGAGGCAAGGTCTGACCATTTCTGGAGCTGTACAAATGGCGATAGATAAC ATCAACAGAGATCCCAGAATTCTACCGAATGTAACGTTAGAAATGCAATGGAACGACACCAAAGGGGACACGGTAATAGCAACAAAGGCCATGACCGAAATGATTTGCGGTAATGTTTATGCCTTCTTCGGTCCTGAGGGTAACTGTTATGTTGAAGCTATTGTGGCTCAGTCGCAAAATATTCCGATGATAAGCTAT AAATGTTCGGATTATAAGGCCTCCAAAATACCAACTTTTGCTAGAACCGAACCTCCCGATACTCAA GTTACCAAATCCATAATATCTCTTTTGGACTACTACAAATGGTATAAATTCTCAGTAATCTATGAGGCTGAATGGGAAACGGTAGCCCGATCTTTGATACTTCAGGCTCCAAAAAAGAACATGACCGTAACTGGCGAAAGACATGCCTCAGATCGCTTAGAATGTTGCGTTAAAGGTCTGAAATGTTGCCAACAGGCATTTTGGTATAAGTTTCTTCAGGAAACAAAAAATAGGACAAGAA TCTATGTTTTTTTGGGAAACACGTTGTCATTGGTGGATATGATGACTACAATGCAAACccttcagttgttcgagaaTGGGGAATATATAGTGATTTATGTAGATACAAACATGTATTCGGACAAGGATGCACACAAATACTTGTGGA AACACGATGTATTCGACACCAACAACTCGTGCGACAGTAAGCTACAAGAGTATCAATCGTTCCTTAAAAGGGCTAGGTCCCTATTCGTCATCGTACCGACCGCACCCACCCAAAATTATGAATCTTTCACCAACATGGTGAAGCACTATACCAGTCAGAAACCCTTCGGATTTGAGACTTCCGATATATTGAAGGGATTCGCTACG TATGTTTCGATTTATGCTGCCTATTTGTACGACTCGGTTATACTATACGCCACTGCTCTGGATAACATTTTATCAGAAGAACCCATAATCAATGACTACGTCATCGAGGAAATTGCCAGGAACGGAACCAGGATAGTGGAAGCCATCATCAAGATGGGCTCTTACAGAA GTGTCACGGGTGCTATGATGAAATTGGATGAGAACGGAGACTCGGAAGGAAACTTTTCCGTTTTGGCGCTGCGTCCCACACCCAACTCACGTCATGTCTATGGGCACTTCCAGTGCCCTTACCAAATGAGACCCGTTGGTCAGTTCTTCCAACAATTTGACGATTTCCCT GAATACAAAATAAACCCAAACACCCAGATCGAGTGGGCCACCGGTAAGGACAAGCCCAATGACGAGCCAAGCTGCGGTTTCGACAACCAACTCTGTCCAAAGGCCAACACTCAACTGAATAGTATCATTGCCGTGGGCGTGCTCTCAGTTCTTCTTTTCTGCGTGGGCGTCATCACTATGAGCATCTATCGAAAATGGAAGATAGAGCAGGAGATAGAAGGACTGCTCTGGAAGATTGACAGAGATGAAATACTGAGCTATTTCGAACGAGACATTTCTAGTCCTACACGT GTGTTCTCTTCGCAGGTTAGTTTAGTTAGTAACAGCGTGACGTCGTTCGAGTCCAGGGGAGGGCTACAAGTATTCGCCACCACTGCCCTCTATCGGGGGGTGGTGGTGCGAATCAAAGAACTGGCCTTCTCTCGTAAAAAGGACATATCTAGAGATGTCATGAAGGAGATGCGGCTGCTGAGGGAGCTTCGTCACGACAACGTGAACAGTTTCATCGGCGCTTGCGTAGAGCCCAACTCTTTATTGCTAGTCACTGATTACTGTGCCAAAGGAAGTTTATAT gatattatagaaaatgaagATATTAAATTGGATAAGATGTTTATTGCTTCATTGATTCATGATCTCATTAAG GGAATGTTATATCTTCACAACTCGATGCTGGTGTGTCACGGCAACTTAAAATCGTCAAATTGCGTGGTGACCAGTCGTTGGGTTCTTCAAGTAACCGATTTCGGTTTGTACGAGATGCGACATTGGGCAGAGAATGAAAGCATCGGCGAACATCAATATTACAGAA ATCTTTTTTGGAGGGCACCTGAGATCCTTAGAGACCCTAACGCTTACATTCGAGGCTCTCAAAAGGGTGACGTTTATGCATTCGCCATCATTTTGTACGAGATACTCGGTAGAAAAGGACCTTTTGGAGTCACAGATTACGAACCAAAAG AAATTATAAATTTAGTTAAAAATTTCCCCTCGGAGGGGGAGGAACCTTTTCGTCCCAACACGGAACTGTTGTTGGACACGGAAGTAGGCTGTGAAGACGATGTATTGCAATGCATGCGTGATTGCTGGGCCGAAAACCCCGAACATAGGCCCGATTTCGTAGCTATTAGGACTAGGTTGAAGAAACTGAAAGACGGAAA aaaaaagaatattatAGACCAAATGATGGACATGATGGAGTCTTATGCGACCAATTTGGAAGACGTAGTAATGGAAAGAACTAGATTGCTTTACGAGgagaaaatgaaaactgaagaTCTTCTTCATCGAATGTTACCAAA GCCTGTTTCCGAAAGATTGACGAAAGGATATGGGGTTGAGCCTGAATCTTTCGATTCTGTAACGGTGTATTTCAGTGATATTGTCGGTTTTACGGCCATGTCCGCAGAAAGTACGCCTTTACAGGTCGTAAACTTTCTTAACGATTTGTATACAGTATTCGATCGGATCACTAAGGGTTATGATGTCTATAAAGTTGAAACAATAGGAGACGCTTATGTTGTG GTTTCTGGATTGCCCTTGAGGAATGGGGATCGCCATGCTGGAGAGATTGCATCAATGGCCCTGGACATGCTCGGTGCGGTCAGCAACTATCGGATAGCTCATCGACCAAACGATATTCTCAAGTTGAGAATTGGAATCCACACAG GTCCCGTGGTGGCAGGAGTTGTGGGCCTCACCATGCCCAGATACTGCCTTTTCGGGGACACCGTGAATACAGCTTCGAGGATGGAGAGCAACGGCGAACCCCTTCGTATACACATCAGTTCGCAGTGCAAGGAGGCTCTGGAAAAATTGGGCGGTTACGTGATAGAAGAAAGAGGGTTGGTGAACATGAAGGGTAAAGGCAACGTGAAGACGTTTTGGCTGGTAGGTGCCACAGAATGGGCGATACAAAGGAGGGAAGTCGATTTAGAAGAGCTTCCACCGTTGTTCTGCAGACCGAGAAAGAGTCCGAAACTTAACAACGATTCTAGGCAGCCTTCTTTTTGCGGAGGTTTCGGAGGTCTCACCAGTAGGAGACATTCAAGTGTGCCTAGAG GCACCAGCATAGAAGTGGAGAGCATCTCCACAATCCAAAATTCTAGTCCTTTACCGTCCAGACACCTGAAGGTAAACAGGCACAACTTGATCGTTCCAGAGCACAACGGCTCGAAAGTGACCATCAACACAGCCTTTGGCAGCGGCATCATTGAAGTACCTGAAGATAACAAACGGGGACTGAGACCACGCAGGGTACTGTCCAGCATCGCTTCAAGCTGCGACGAATCCAACAGAAGTCAACTAATTAAAATAAGAGAATCGAGGAGTTTGGATCCTATTCCTCCGACGAAAAATAAGATTTTGGATCCGATCAATAAGTTATTAAGGTCGAATAGAAGTACAAG ATCGCTCGATAACTGTGAAAAGGGAagcaaaattcaaataattgcAATTACCGACGAAAATCTTGTTCACAATTATGCAAACGGAAACGTGCTAGCTTGTTCCAACGAAGATAACAGCTTGATGGAAGACGTCCAAATACCACTGTTGAACACTAATGCAGCAAATCCTACCATTATAAGAAAAAGGGGAGGAAACGGTTTTGAGGATATCATCGACAATGAAGAGAATGACACTTCAAAGAG GTTTCAGATGGCGATCCCTCGAATCAGTACAAGTATCGTGTGA